The Starkeya sp. ORNL1 DNA window ACAGCACCAGTCCGAGCACGATCATGCCCAGCGCCTTGGGGATCGAGCCCTGTGCCAGCACGATGGCGGCGATCAGGCCGAGCAGCATCAGCGAGAAATACTCCGCCGGGCCGAAGGCGAGCGCGACCTCGGCGAGCGGCGGGGCGAACAGGATGATGAAGAGGGTGGCGACGCAGCCGGCAAACAGCGAGCTCAGTGCGGCCACCGCGAGCGCCGGGCCCGCGCGGCCGCGGCGCGCCATCTGGTAGCCGTCGAGGCAGGTGACCACCGACGAGTTCTCGCCGGGCAGATTGACCAGGATCGCCGTGGTCGAACCGCCATACTGCGCGCCGTAATAGATGCCGGCGAGCATGATCAGCGCCGAGACCGGCTGCAGATAGAAGGTGACGGGCAACAGCATCGCCACCGTCGCCACCGGGCCGAGCCCCGGCAGCACGCCGATCAGCGTGCCAACCAGCGCGCCGACCAGGCAATAGAACAGGTTGATCGGCTCGAGCGCGACCAGCATGCCGTGGGAGAAGGCGATCAGCGTGTCCATCACAGGCCCTTCCAGATCGGGATGGGCAGTTGCAGGCCGGTGACGAAGACCAGTACCGAGAAGCCGGCAAGCAGCGCGCCGAGCGCCGCCGCCTCCCATATTCTTGTGCCGTGATAGGTGAGACAGGCCAGCACGGTGAGGCCGAACACCGCGACGACGAGCCCGAAGCGCTCGATGGTCAGCGCGAAGAAAGTGACGCTGGCGAGGATGCCGATGATCGGCCGTGGCACCCAGGGCTCCCACGGCACACCCACACCGAAGAAGCTCTGCGCGACGATCATCAGGCCGAGCGCGATTTGCAGATAGCAAAGCGCCTGCGGCAGGTAGCCGGGGCCCATGCGGAAGCTGGTGCCGGTGCGAAGCGGCCAGGCGAGCCACAGCGCCAGCAGCGCCACCGCGATCAGCAGGAGGCCGGCCACGAGGTCCGGGACATTGACGCTGCGCCGCATGGTGCTGGTTCCTTGATTGGCGCAGATGCCTTCGCGCACGGCGAAGGCTGCGTGGCGCGTGCCCGCGGGGCGGGATCAGCCGAGCTTGATGTTGGCATCCTTGATGACCTTGGACAGCACCTCGGTCTGCTCCTTCAGGAAGGCCTCGAACTGTGCCGTGGTGCTGCCGACCAGCTGGGTGCCGAGCGGGGTGAGGCGGGCCACCACCGCCGGGTCCTTGCTGGCCTCGGCGATGGCCACCTGCATCTTCGCCAATATGTCGTCCGGCACGCCCTTGGCGGCGAACAGGCCGTTCCAGTCGTCCATGTCGAAGCCTGGCATGCCGTTCTCGGCGAAGGTCGGCTTGTCGGGCATGGTCGGCACGCGCTTGGCGCTGGTCACCGCGAGAATGCGCACCTTGCCGGACTGCAGCGGCGGCTGGATGGTCGAGACCGTGAGAAACACCGAATCGAGTGTGCCGCCGGCAACGTCGCGCGCCGCCTCGGTGGCGATGCGATAGGGCACGTGCTCGAGCTTGATGTCCTTGAGCCGCTGGAACTGGGCGCAGGCCATGTGACCCATGCCGGCGGAAGGGGGCGTGCCGCACGTGACGTCGCCGGGCTGCTGCCTGGCGTACTCGACATAGTCCGCCAGCGTCTGCGCCGGGAAATCGGTGCGCACCGCGAGCACCTGCGGATAG harbors:
- a CDS encoding tripartite tricarboxylate transporter TctB family protein gives rise to the protein MRRSVNVPDLVAGLLLIAVALLALWLAWPLRTGTSFRMGPGYLPQALCYLQIALGLMIVAQSFFGVGVPWEPWVPRPIIGILASVTFFALTIERFGLVVAVFGLTVLACLTYHGTRIWEAAALGALLAGFSVLVFVTGLQLPIPIWKGL
- a CDS encoding tripartite tricarboxylate transporter substrate binding protein, whose protein sequence is MKRPDHRLDRRTVLTGLLAAPAILRVSQASAQAKWPSQPIHVLVPYGPGGAADTVCRTVFTRVSEILGQPFVIENRTGGNTVVAASATLQAPPDGYTFMVNSSQVIVNPILMTDVPFDFRTAFAPITKLSSYPQVLAVRTDFPAQTLADYVEYARQQPGDVTCGTPPSAGMGHMACAQFQRLKDIKLEHVPYRIATEAARDVAGGTLDSVFLTVSTIQPPLQSGKVRILAVTSAKRVPTMPDKPTFAENGMPGFDMDDWNGLFAAKGVPDDILAKMQVAIAEASKDPAVVARLTPLGTQLVGSTTAQFEAFLKEQTEVLSKVIKDANIKLG